From Anaerolineae bacterium:
CTCTAGTCGCTCGCGGTAGTTGTTGCGGTTGTCCCGGTAGTAGGACTCGTCGTACAGGACACGAGACGCCGACAGGGAGCCCGCTGGTGGAGCCGGCGACATCAAGCTCCCTCCGCGCCTTCGGCCGGGCAGACGTGGGGTCCCTCCCCCATGGGCTGACCGCAGACGGGACACCGGGACTGGGCCTGGGCGCAGGCGCTGCCGATCTGCTCGGCCAGGGCCAGCATCTGCTCCGGGGTGCTCCAGATCTCCACCTCGTAGGGCATGCCCTCGATCTGCCCTTCGGCCTGAACAAACATGAGGCGCCGGTGCGGGTGCCGGCCGGCCTTCAGGTGCCTGACAGGGGCCTCCAGGTCGGTGGGAAAGCGCAGGATGTGATCGTCAGGGGGAAGGGGCCGGGCGTGGCTGAGGGGGAAGCGATCG
This genomic window contains:
- a CDS encoding DUF3090 family protein codes for the protein MPRYVYRLQPALALAFSVAYHPGEWSLFLRARSEAASVELKLEQPQAELLRRDLLAVAESFGGDRFPLSHARPLPPDDHILRFPTDLEAPVRHLKAGRHPHRRLMFVQAEGQIEGMPYEVEIWSTPEQMLALAEQIGSACAQAQSRCPVCGQPMGEGPHVCPAEGAEGA